One Streptococcus sp. zg-86 DNA window includes the following coding sequences:
- a CDS encoding glycoside hydrolase family 3 C-terminal domain-containing protein, translating into MKHREIIEQLTLAEKAALMSGKSVWETKDFPEKGIPSVFLSDGPHGIRKQEGSGDHLGLNASVPATCFPTAATLANSWDPNLVEEVGVALGAEASSLGVHVVLGPGLNIKRNPLCGRNFEYYSEDPYQAGKMAAAMIRGLQSQGVAATPKHFAVNSQELRRMASDSVVDERTLREIYLTGFEIAVREGNPKAIMSAYNKINGIYANEDKRLLRDILRDEWGFTGFVVSDWGGSNDHVLGVENGSHLEMPGTTTVGQKELIVAVQSGRLSERVLDERVDELLQVVLELAAQEKRSIHPEGQHRLAQRAAAESIVLLKNDEQILPLKAEKTVAIIGEFAQNPRYQGAGSSLINARQVENTVDSIVDYSLTVVGYAQGYQRIDQPDETLVTEAIALAKQADTVLYYMGLDEISESEGLDRSHLNLPQNQLYLLGKLAAVHENIVVVLSAGSVVDMSWTQHVKAVIHGYLAGEAGARAMLDALTGIVNPSGKLSETYPVNLADVPSSKDFPAEGDYALYREGLYVGYRYFDTSKKAVHYPFGYGLSYTTFAYSDLLVHETGISVTVTNTGTCAGAEVVQLYVGKEDGAIFRPKKELKGFAKVYLEAGQSKEITISFDDKTFRYFNTLTNSFEVEGGVYQLYIGTSVSDIRLVAEVTQAATTDQLPDMAGLERYQSGQVDQVTDEEFARLLGRPVPVESWTIGQELRLNDPLLKLQYAKSGLARLIYKLLHHLLKKAEKKGKPDLNLLFLYNMPFRALAKMTGGMLDQQMVAAILVIVNGHFIKGVSQLWKAFRAKNSYQKQLS; encoded by the coding sequence ATGAAACATCGTGAGATTATTGAGCAATTAACCTTAGCAGAAAAAGCAGCTCTGATGTCTGGTAAGTCTGTTTGGGAAACCAAGGATTTTCCAGAAAAAGGAATTCCGTCCGTTTTTCTATCAGACGGGCCACACGGTATTCGTAAGCAAGAAGGAAGTGGAGATCACCTAGGCTTGAATGCTTCCGTTCCAGCGACTTGCTTCCCAACAGCAGCGACTCTTGCAAATAGTTGGGATCCAAATTTGGTGGAAGAAGTTGGGGTAGCCTTAGGGGCAGAAGCAAGTAGTTTGGGTGTTCATGTGGTCTTGGGACCTGGACTCAATATCAAGCGGAATCCCTTGTGTGGACGTAATTTTGAATATTATTCAGAAGATCCATATCAGGCAGGAAAAATGGCAGCAGCTATGATCCGTGGTCTGCAATCTCAAGGTGTAGCAGCTACGCCAAAACATTTTGCGGTAAATAGTCAAGAGCTTCGTCGTATGGCTTCTGATTCCGTCGTAGATGAGCGCACACTGCGTGAAATTTATCTGACAGGATTTGAAATCGCTGTTCGTGAAGGAAATCCGAAGGCGATTATGTCTGCTTATAATAAGATCAATGGGATTTATGCTAATGAAGATAAACGATTGTTACGAGATATTTTACGGGATGAATGGGGCTTTACAGGCTTTGTGGTCTCAGACTGGGGTGGCTCAAATGACCATGTTCTTGGAGTTGAAAATGGCAGTCATCTGGAAATGCCAGGCACGACAACGGTTGGTCAAAAGGAATTGATTGTTGCAGTCCAATCTGGGCGTCTGTCTGAACGTGTGCTCGATGAGCGCGTGGATGAGCTGTTGCAGGTTGTCTTAGAATTAGCAGCACAAGAAAAGCGTAGCATTCATCCTGAGGGACAGCACCGTCTAGCGCAACGAGCAGCTGCAGAAAGTATTGTCTTACTAAAAAATGACGAACAAATCCTCCCACTTAAAGCAGAAAAAACAGTTGCTATAATTGGAGAATTTGCTCAAAATCCACGTTATCAAGGAGCAGGTTCTTCCCTTATTAACGCTAGACAGGTAGAAAATACGGTGGATAGCATTGTGGATTATTCCTTAACAGTTGTTGGCTATGCACAGGGTTACCAGCGAATTGACCAACCAGATGAAACCTTGGTGACAGAAGCGATTGCCTTGGCGAAGCAAGCGGATACTGTCTTATATTACATGGGCTTGGATGAAATTAGTGAGAGTGAGGGGCTAGATCGTAGCCATTTGAATTTGCCGCAAAATCAGCTTTATTTACTTGGGAAATTAGCAGCAGTTCATGAGAATATTGTCGTAGTCCTATCAGCAGGTTCTGTCGTTGATATGAGTTGGACTCAGCATGTAAAAGCAGTAATTCATGGTTATTTGGCAGGTGAAGCGGGGGCAAGAGCCATGCTGGATGCGCTGACTGGTATCGTCAACCCAAGCGGAAAATTAAGTGAGACCTATCCAGTGAATCTGGCAGACGTCCCTTCTTCGAAAGATTTTCCTGCTGAGGGTGATTATGCACTCTATCGCGAGGGTCTATACGTTGGCTACCGGTATTTCGATACCAGTAAGAAAGCTGTTCACTATCCATTTGGGTATGGACTGTCCTATACAACCTTTGCTTATAGCGATCTCCTTGTTCACGAAACAGGAATTTCTGTAACCGTGACCAATACGGGTACTTGTGCTGGTGCTGAAGTCGTGCAATTGTATGTGGGGAAAGAAGACGGCGCTATTTTCCGTCCCAAAAAAGAATTAAAAGGTTTTGCAAAAGTGTATTTGGAAGCAGGTCAATCAAAAGAAATAACGATTTCCTTTGATGATAAGACTTTCCGTTACTTCAATACCTTGACCAATTCCTTTGAAGTTGAAGGAGGAGTCTATCAGCTTTACATCGGTACAAGTGTGTCAGATATTCGTTTGGTGGCAGAAGTAACGCAAGCAGCTACAACTGATCAATTACCTGATATGGCAGGACTAGAACGCTATCAATCTGGTCAGGTTGATCAGGTGACAGATGAAGAGTTTGCTCGTTTGCTAGGCCGACCAGTACCCGTGGAATCTTGGACAATTGGTCAAGAATTGCGACTCAACGATCCCTTATTGAAGTTGCAGTATGCCAAGAGTGGATTGGCTCGCTTGATTTATAAATTGCTACATCATTTATTGAAAAAAGCTGAAAAGAAAGGAAAACCAGACCTGAACTTACTGTTCCTTTACAATATGCCATTTAGAGCGCTTGCTAAAATGACAGGCGGCATGTTGGATCAACAAATGGTTGCAGCTATTTTAGTCATCGTGAATGGTCACTTTATAAAAGGTGTTAGCCAATTATGGAAAGCCTTTCGTGCCAAGAACAGTTACCAAAAGCAACTTTCGTAA
- a CDS encoding GtrA family protein, with translation MKEWIAKHPDLWEFIKFNVLSNIATITNFAVLWLSTNFLFTAFSGQDFHWLIFHYTAADHGGLNGFLSFLLAYVVAQIVNYIVQRKLVFGAENDISKTLHWYILTVVVAGILSIVLPPYSTQLFTSWGLSLGWAQTAANWVNILVQVAVNYPMMKFVIMK, from the coding sequence ATGAAAGAGTGGATTGCCAAACATCCTGATTTGTGGGAATTTATTAAGTTTAATGTTTTATCAAATATTGCAACGATTACGAATTTCGCAGTTCTGTGGTTGTCAACAAACTTTCTATTTACCGCTTTTTCAGGGCAAGATTTTCACTGGCTGATTTTCCATTATACAGCAGCAGATCATGGTGGTTTAAATGGATTTCTATCCTTCCTGTTAGCTTATGTTGTTGCGCAGATTGTGAACTATATTGTTCAGCGGAAATTGGTTTTTGGAGCGGAAAATGATATATCAAAAACCCTCCATTGGTATATCTTGACGGTGGTTGTGGCAGGTATCTTATCCATTGTCTTACCACCCTATTCCACTCAGTTATTCACATCATGGGGCTTGAGCTTAGGCTGGGCTCAAACGGCTGCCAACTGGGTTAATATCCTTGTCCAAGTTGCCGTTAACTATCCGATGATGAAATTTGTCATTATGAAATAA